TTCTTCGAGACAGGATAAGGGGTGATCCGGATGGCTCGGGAGACGGTTGCGAGGAGCGGGCAGGCCGGGGCGGTTTTCAAGTTCGTGGTCGCGACCCTGGTCGGCGCGTTCTTCTTCCTGGTGCCGGTGAGGGTCGGGGGCGAGTGGACGATACCGTTCGACGTCGTGGTCGGGTACATCCGGGAGGGCTTTCCGGGGGCGGTGGCGCTGTACTGCCTGCTGGCGATCCTGGTCTCGGTGGTCCTCAGCCTCGTCGCCGAGCTGCAGGCGCGGGGGGTCGTGGGCGCCGGGCGTTTCGACGCCGGCTACTTCAGGACCGGGCCGGCGTTCCTGCTGCTCCGCGTGCTGGGTGGCGTCTTCGCGGCCATGATCTACTTCGGCGTGGGACCGGAGGCCGTGCTCGCGGAGAGCACCGGGGGGCTCATGTTCAACACGCTCGTCGCCTCGGTCGCGGTCATCGTCCCGATCGGCGCGGTCTTCATCACGCTCTTTACGGCGTTCGGGGGGCTTGAGTTCGTCGGGACGCTCGCGCGTCCGGTGATGCGGCCCCTCTTCAGGGTACCCGGGCGCGGCGCACTGGACGCCATAGCCTCCTACGTCGGCAGCTACTCGGTGGGCCTGTACGTCACCAACAAGATGTACAACGAAGGAAGGTACTCCGCCAGGGAGGCGGCCATCATCGCCACCTGCTTCTCCACCGTGAGCATGGGCTTCTTCGCGGTCGTGGCCTCGACGCTCGACCTCCTGCGGTACTTCCCGCTCATCTTCCTCTCCGTGACGGTGGTCATGGTCGTGCTGGGGGGCATCCTGTGCCGCATCCCGCCGCTCTCGGCCAAGCCCGACGA
The Rubrobacter xylanophilus genome window above contains:
- a CDS encoding nucleoside recognition domain-containing protein, encoding MARETVARSGQAGAVFKFVVATLVGAFFFLVPVRVGGEWTIPFDVVVGYIREGFPGAVALYCLLAILVSVVLSLVAELQARGVVGAGRFDAGYFRTGPAFLLLRVLGGVFAAMIYFGVGPEAVLAESTGGLMFNTLVASVAVIVPIGAVFITLFTAFGGLEFVGTLARPVMRPLFRVPGRGALDAIASYVGSYSVGLYVTNKMYNEGRYSAREAAIIATCFSTVSMGFFAVVASTLDLLRYFPLIFLSVTVVMVVLGGILCRIPPLSAKPDDYAGEPVPEREYEGHLLRHAVEEAVERVSRARSTLVELRDGFVDGLKLALVILPTILAVGLLAILLAENTPIFQWLGRPVEPVLALLGLPDAEIIAPATLIGITEMFLPALLVTEAAVAAKFFIAVLSISQILFFSATIPLLLEIDVPVRLWETIVLFLLRTVLAIPLVALMTHLIF